A window of the Oryza brachyantha chromosome 5, ObraRS2, whole genome shotgun sequence genome harbors these coding sequences:
- the LOC102702290 gene encoding uncharacterized protein LOC102702290 — translation MAYRRKQGMQRSATFVEDHRQQPPPPGDTSSPAIASPRATRFADDSRRPDRSLAAHAMLASAARGDVPAFFAAAAAASPLQPDDPTLDPIAQLYTSTRGAKDDPKNEQLKSNEAKHGFWGVLAQQAKVMLDENGGTDDGRDNHSLTSQSRWSYDRVRKPENPTLDIGGKIKNALEEGLTKAEGSSRAGGDAVHGRKLQIRRKTCSMDFRNINLGLASPDMSPMMSDTESPQIKASRDVASAMAAKAKLLQRELKTVKADMAFSKERCAQLEEENRLLRDGNHDADEDLIRQQLETLLAEKARLANENTVYARENRFLREIVEFHQLNMQDVVDLDEDMICEEEEDDDAGAGQQYGCHLRVHEAGGLGTAPQSPLGHAGRMRMSRSNSGAAESPMRRSFVGAPETPPTRRSLKEEDVDAPETPPTRRSLKDVDVDEPATPPTRRSLKDVDVDAPETPPTRRSIKEDVDDAPETPPTRRSFKEDTGLPETATTPTRRSSNDEDHGAAETTTPTLPSFKDHNGTAEMKNED, via the exons ATGGCGTACCGGAGGAAGCAAGGGATGCAGAGGTCGGCCACCTTCGTGGAGGACCACcgccagcagccgccgccgccgggggacacctcctcgccggccaTCGCGTCGCCGCGCGCGACGCGGTTCGCCGACGACAGCCGCCGCCCCGACCGCTCCCTCGCCGCGCATGCCATGCTGGCATCCGCCGCCCGCGGCGACGTGCCGgccttcttcgccgccgccgccgccgcctcgcctctcCAGCCCGACGACCCCACCCTG GATCCTATCGCTCAGCTGTACACATCGACGCGCGGCGCAAAGGATGATCCCAAGAACGAGCAGCTGAAGAGCAACGAGGCAAAACACGGATTCTGGGGAGTCCTGGCCCAGCAAGCCAAGGTGATGCTCGACGAGAACGGCGGCACCGATGATGGCAGAGATAATCACTCTCTG ACATCTCAATCTCGTTGGTCCTACGACCGGGTCCGGAAGCCGGAGAACCCTACGTTGGACATTGGAGGCAAGATCAAGAACGCTCTCGAG GAGGGCCTGACGAAGGCGGAGGGCAGCAGcagggccggcggcgacgccgtccATGGCCGGAAGCTGCAGATCAGGAGGAAGACGTGCAGCATGGACTTCCGCAACATCAACCTGGGCTTGGCCAGCCCGGACATGTCGCCGATGATGTCCGACACGGAGTCGCCGCAGATCAAGGCCTCTCGCGAC GTGGCCAGCGCCATGGCGGCCAAGGCGAAGCTGCTGCAGCGGGAGCTGAAGACGGTGAAGGCCGACATGGCCTTCTCCAAGGAGCGGTGCGCGCagctggaggaggagaacCGCCTGCTCCGGGACGGCAaccacgacgccgacgaggaccTG ATACGGCAGCAGCTGGAGACGCTGCTCGCGGAGAAGGCGCGGCTGGCGAACGAGAACACGGTGTACGCCAGGGAGAACCGCTTCCTCCGGGAGATCGTCGAGTTCCACCAGCTCAACATGCAGGACGTCGTCGACCTCGACGAGGACATGATctgcgaggaggaggaggacgacgacgccggcgccggccagcaGTACGGTTGTCATCTCCGGGTGCATGAGGCTGGCGGCCTGGGCACCGCGCCGCAGTCGCCGCTGGGCCACGCCGGCAGGATGCGGATGTCGAGGTCAAacagcggcgccgccgagtcgcCCATGCGCAGGAGCTTCGTTGGCGCACCGGAGACCCCGCCCACTCGCCGGAGCTTGAAGGAAGAAGACGTTGATGCGCCAGAGACGCCGCCTACTCGCCGGAGCCTGAAAGACGTCGACGTTGACGAGCCAGCGACGCCGCCCACTCGCCGGAGCCTGAAGGACGTCGACGTTGACGCGCCAGAGACGCCGCCCACTCGCCGGAGTATAAAAGAAGACGTTGATGACGCGCCAGAGACACCGCCCACCCGCCGGAGCTTCAAGGAAGACACTGGCTTGCCGGAGACAGCAACGACGCCAACACGCCGGAGCTCCAACGACGAAGACCACGGCGCGGCAGAGACGACGACGCCCACTCTCCCGAGCTTCAAGGATCATAATGGCACGGCGGAGATGAAGAACGAGGATTGA
- the LOC102702757 gene encoding pentatricopeptide repeat-containing protein At1g11900, with the protein MRRFPPAAALLLLRRSLAAAASAELRSGPRRLVRASFLDESPSIYTSPAMAVQYHQCSSSEDRDDDEVLAAFNRDCCTDSDGGVMDGSACTAYVEKLCRSGNFSVAVRILRHLHDKNIHVGLNTFNMLLEQTGEVNFILFAKVFRYLLLSKIAPDLTSYKNVAKALQTLDEYELILKFVRQTLEITHDRDPTVMNCIIFAMAKYGHIDKSLIIFKELKKDQRGLDVVTFNTILDMLGKAGRVDQMLHEMTLMDELGHSPDIITYNTVINCLRRLGRLDQCKIFAREMIERGINPDLRTYTALIDIFGRTGDITEALEMFDQMKRSYQPSIYVYRALISNLRKAGQFELAEKLSEEMKSSASELLGPEDFKRKFKGRKINKNKRDNRK; encoded by the exons ATGCGTCGCTTCCCCCCTGCGgcggcgctcctcctcctccgacgctcgctcgccgccgccgcctccgccgagcTGCGCTCGGGTCCG AGACGGTTGGTGCGTGCCTCTTTTCTTGACGAAAGCCCCTCCATATACACGAGTCCGGCCATGGCTGTGCAATACCACCAATGCTCTAGTTCAGAAGACAGGGATGACGATGAGGTTCTTGCGGCTTTCAATCGGGACTGTTGTACTGACTCAGATGGCGGTGTTATGGATGGTTCAGCATGTACTGCCTACGTTGAGAAGCTCTGCAGATCAGGCAACTTCTCTGTCGCTGTTCGGATTCTCCGACATTTACATGATAAGAATATCCATGTAGGGCTGAACACTTTTAATATGTTGCTGGAGCAAACAGGTGAAGTGAACTTCATTCTTTTTGCCAAGGTATTCAGGTACCTGCTGCTTTCCAAAATTGCTCCTGATTTGACTTCTTATAAAAATGTTGCAAAGGCCCTTCAGACGTTGGACGAGTATGAACTAATACTTAAGTTTGTAAGACAAACTTTGGAAATTACACATGATAGAGATCCTACAGTGATGAATTGCATTATTTTTGCCATGGCTAAATATGGACACATtgataaaagtttgatcatatTTAAAGAATTGAAGAAAGATCAAAGAGGGTTGGATGTTGTCACGTTCAATACTATTTTGGACATGCTAGGAAAAGCTGGTCGGGTGGATCAAATGCTTCATGAGATGACACTAATGGATGAACTTGGCCATTCTCCTGACATTATTACATATAATACAGTGATAAACTGCCTGCGGAGGCTTGGAAGGTTAGATCAGTGCAAAATCTTTGCAAGAGAAATGATTGAGAGAGGTATCAATCCAGATTTAAGAACATATACTGCactaattgatatttttgggcGGACTGGCGATATTACTGAAGCCCTtgaaatgtttgaccagatgaAAAGGTCATATCAACCTTCAATTTATGTCTACCGAGCCCTTATTAGTAACTTAAGAAAGGCTGGACAGTTTGAGCTAGCAGAAAAGCTCTCTGAAGAGATGAAATCAAGTGCTTCAGAATTACTAGGCCCTGAAGATTTTAAGCGGAAGTTTAAGGGTAGAAAGATCAACAAAAACAAGCGAGATAATCGCAAATGA